A genomic segment from Actinomadura hallensis encodes:
- a CDS encoding ABC transporter ATP-binding protein produces MAAITMKNIVKRYGDGFPAVNDVSLDVQDGEFMILVGPSGCGKSTLLRMIVGLEDITSGEMIIGGKVVNNVAPRERNLSMVFQNYALYPHLTVFENIAFPLRLAKVPDDEVQRRVKETAELLELTEHLDRKPANLSGGQRQRVAMGRAIVRQADAFLFDEPLSNLDAKLRGQMRAEISRLQRRLGITTVYVTHDQTEAMTLGDRVAVLRKGELQQVGSPRELYEEPVNLFVAGFIGSPSMNFLPASVERAGDAMVLDTPLGRFELHDRRKVEAVGDREIVLVGIRPEHFEDASLISEEKREKGAVVRVVVDVTEWLGNELYAYVPYEAPADLAAQLRDLSRELDSDQMRTQAVVALDASSMITPGREAELWIDTAKAHIFDPATGRNLTRDEERAARLTRMAEEARAAQRAAQREAAGGGREGGAGDGAVDGGTAGASAAET; encoded by the coding sequence ATGGCCGCCATCACCATGAAGAACATCGTCAAGAGGTACGGCGACGGCTTCCCGGCCGTGAACGACGTCTCCCTGGACGTGCAGGACGGCGAGTTCATGATCCTGGTGGGCCCGTCCGGCTGCGGCAAGTCGACGCTGCTGCGGATGATCGTCGGACTGGAGGACATCACGTCCGGCGAGATGATCATCGGGGGGAAGGTCGTCAACAACGTCGCTCCGCGGGAGCGCAACCTGTCGATGGTGTTCCAGAACTACGCGCTCTACCCGCACCTCACCGTGTTCGAGAACATCGCGTTCCCGCTCCGCCTCGCCAAGGTGCCGGACGACGAGGTGCAGCGGCGCGTCAAGGAGACCGCGGAGCTGCTGGAGCTGACCGAGCACCTGGACCGCAAGCCCGCGAACCTGTCGGGCGGGCAGCGGCAGCGCGTCGCGATGGGCCGCGCCATCGTCCGGCAGGCCGACGCGTTCCTGTTCGACGAGCCGTTGTCCAACCTGGACGCGAAGCTGCGCGGGCAGATGCGCGCGGAGATCTCGCGGCTCCAGCGGCGGCTCGGCATCACGACCGTGTACGTCACGCACGACCAGACGGAGGCGATGACGCTCGGCGACCGTGTCGCGGTGCTGCGCAAAGGGGAGCTGCAGCAGGTCGGGAGCCCGCGCGAGCTGTACGAGGAGCCCGTCAACCTGTTCGTGGCGGGGTTCATCGGGTCGCCGTCGATGAACTTCCTGCCCGCCTCCGTGGAACGCGCCGGGGACGCGATGGTCCTCGACACGCCGCTCGGGCGGTTCGAGCTGCACGACCGGCGCAAGGTCGAGGCGGTCGGCGACCGCGAGATCGTGCTGGTCGGGATCCGCCCGGAGCACTTCGAGGACGCGTCGCTGATCAGCGAGGAGAAGCGGGAGAAGGGCGCCGTCGTCCGGGTGGTGGTGGACGTGACGGAGTGGCTGGGCAACGAGCTGTACGCGTACGTCCCGTACGAGGCGCCCGCCGACCTCGCGGCGCAGCTGCGCGACCTGTCCCGCGAGCTGGACAGCGACCAGATGCGCACCCAGGCCGTCGTGGCGCTGGACGCGTCGAGCATGATCACGCCGGGCCGGGAGGCGGAGCTGTGGATCGACACCGCGAAGGCCCACATCTTCGACCCGGCGACCGGCCGGAACCTCACCCGGGACGAGGAGCGCGCCGCGCGGCTCACGCGCATGGCCGAGGAGGCGCGGGCCGCGCAGCGCGCCGCCCAGCGCGAGGCGGCCGGCGGCGGCCGGGAGGGCGGTGCGGGGGACGGAGCGGTGGACGGCGGGACGGCGGGGGCGTCGGCGGCGGAAACGTGA
- a CDS encoding DUF4032 domain-containing protein, with the protein MRFVFTPPATSASGLLDLPWEQPLETWDEPRLVEIRQRGLSRHTVRFVAEGGAVYALKELDTRLARREYRLLRRLRDLGLPAVEVIGVVVDRPGLDAILVTRFLDYSSSYRALFANARYGHPVDRLLDALVELLVRLHLAGFMWGDCSLSNVLFRMDAGAFAAYLVDAETAELHPSLSEGQRAYDLELARERIAGELFDLAAAGTLPAAADPIGIADETVRRYRALWDELTREEILHPSDQRYRIAERLRRINSLGFDVDEVELVEADADDETGEPGGMRLKVRTRVAEPGHHRRLLMARTGLDAQENQARRLLNDIAAYRGHLERLRGGPVPEVVAANGWLAEVYEPVINAIPDELRSRLDDVEVFHEVLEHRWFLSEKAGRDIGTMAAAHDYFAQVLPTVPDDLTETGRAPDTPS; encoded by the coding sequence ATGCGCTTCGTGTTCACCCCGCCCGCGACGTCCGCGTCCGGGCTGCTGGACCTGCCGTGGGAGCAGCCCCTCGAGACGTGGGACGAGCCGCGGCTCGTGGAGATCCGGCAGCGCGGCCTGTCCCGGCACACGGTCCGGTTCGTGGCGGAGGGCGGGGCGGTCTACGCGCTGAAGGAGCTGGACACGCGGCTCGCCCGCCGCGAGTACCGGCTGCTGCGCCGCCTCCGCGACCTCGGGCTGCCCGCCGTCGAGGTGATCGGCGTCGTCGTCGACCGGCCCGGGCTCGACGCGATCCTCGTCACCCGGTTCCTCGACTACTCGTCGTCCTACCGCGCGCTGTTCGCCAACGCCCGCTACGGCCATCCGGTCGACCGGCTCCTCGACGCGCTGGTGGAACTGCTCGTCCGGCTGCATCTGGCCGGGTTCATGTGGGGCGACTGCTCGCTGTCGAACGTCCTGTTCCGCATGGACGCGGGCGCGTTCGCCGCCTACCTGGTGGACGCCGAGACCGCGGAGCTGCACCCGTCCCTCAGCGAGGGGCAGCGCGCCTACGACCTCGAACTCGCGAGGGAGCGCATCGCGGGGGAGCTGTTCGACCTCGCCGCCGCGGGGACGCTGCCGGCGGCGGCCGACCCGATCGGCATCGCGGACGAGACCGTCCGCCGCTACCGCGCGCTGTGGGACGAGCTGACGCGGGAGGAGATCCTGCACCCGTCCGACCAGCGCTACCGCATCGCCGAGCGGCTGCGCCGGATCAACTCCCTCGGCTTCGACGTGGACGAGGTCGAGCTGGTGGAGGCGGACGCCGACGACGAGACGGGGGAGCCCGGCGGGATGAGGCTCAAGGTGCGGACGCGGGTGGCCGAGCCGGGTCACCACCGGCGGCTGCTCATGGCGCGGACCGGCCTGGACGCGCAGGAGAACCAGGCCCGGCGGCTCCTCAACGACATCGCCGCGTACCGCGGCCACCTCGAACGGCTCCGGGGCGGCCCGGTTCCGGAGGTGGTCGCCGCGAACGGGTGGCTCGCCGAGGTCTACGAGCCGGTCATCAACGCCATCCCGGACGAGCTGCGGAGCCGGCTGGACGACGTGGAGGTGTTCCACGAGGTGCTCGAGCACCGCTGGTTCCTGTCGGAGAAGGCGGGGCGGGACATCGGCACGATGGCCGCCGCCCACGACTACTTCGCCCAGGTCCTGCCGACCGTCCCGGACGATTTGACCGAGACAGGCCGCGCCCCTGACACACCCAGTTGA
- a CDS encoding class I SAM-dependent methyltransferase, translating to MYERFAHEYASHAEDSAYNALYDRPAMLGLAGDVRGRAVFDAACGPGFYARELLERGARVTGCDVSPTFVDMARARCEGLADLRVHDLAEPLTWVPDDSVDLVLFALALHYIDDRVGLLREFRRILTSHGAVVLSTEHPFMHWVRLGGSYFTQVQVEESLDPDRDWPIRAWRRPLTAVCADFREAGFVIEELLEPRPVPEMAHRYPEDHAQLERLPAFIAFRLLPV from the coding sequence ATGTATGAGCGGTTTGCCCATGAATATGCCTCCCACGCCGAGGACAGCGCCTACAACGCCCTCTACGACCGTCCCGCCATGCTCGGTCTCGCCGGCGACGTCCGGGGCCGCGCGGTGTTCGACGCCGCCTGCGGCCCCGGGTTCTACGCCCGCGAACTCCTGGAACGCGGTGCCCGCGTCACCGGCTGCGACGTGAGCCCCACGTTCGTCGACATGGCCCGCGCGCGCTGCGAGGGGCTCGCCGACCTGCGCGTCCACGACCTCGCCGAGCCGTTGACATGGGTGCCGGACGATTCGGTCGACCTCGTCCTCTTCGCCTTAGCGCTGCACTACATCGACGACCGGGTCGGGCTGCTGCGGGAGTTCCGCCGCATACTGACTTCCCACGGCGCCGTCGTCCTGTCGACCGAGCACCCCTTCATGCACTGGGTGCGCCTGGGCGGCTCGTACTTCACCCAGGTGCAAGTCGAGGAGTCGCTGGACCCCGATCGGGACTGGCCCATACGCGCCTGGCGGCGTCCTTTGACCGCGGTCTGCGCCGACTTCCGCGAGGCGGGGTTCGTCATTGAGGAACTCCTGGAGCCCCGCCCCGTGCCGGAGATGGCCCATCGCTACCCGGAGGACCACGCCCAGCTGGAGAGGCTCCCGGCCTTCATCGCCTTCCGGTTGCTTCCCGTCTGA
- a CDS encoding AraC family transcriptional regulator, protein MGDLGRGVLYPREQGAVANVERRTPGEALAPFVESYWHVQWRTEEPFETKVLSHPNVHLVFEEPVPLVYGVDRRLFVRRLEGRGQVLGVKFRPGGFRSFAPGPVIELADRRIPAADLFGPEVDDVNRAVLRRSDTDAMVGPAEEFLLRHLPDPDPVAGEVAAMVDAITTDPALFRVGQAAEALHVSVRTLQRLFAEYVGASPKWVLRRARLHEAAARADQGVPVDWANLADDLGYSDQSHLIRDFTATVGVSPAKYARA, encoded by the coding sequence GTGGGGGATCTCGGACGTGGGGTTCTGTATCCGCGCGAACAGGGAGCCGTCGCAAACGTCGAGCGGAGGACTCCCGGCGAGGCGCTTGCGCCCTTCGTCGAGTCCTACTGGCACGTCCAGTGGCGGACGGAGGAGCCCTTCGAGACCAAGGTGCTGTCCCACCCGAACGTCCATCTCGTCTTCGAGGAGCCCGTGCCGCTGGTCTACGGGGTGGACAGGAGGCTGTTCGTCCGTCGGCTGGAGGGACGGGGCCAGGTCCTCGGCGTGAAGTTCCGGCCGGGCGGGTTCCGCTCGTTCGCGCCGGGGCCGGTCATCGAGCTCGCCGACCGCCGCATTCCGGCCGCCGACCTGTTCGGTCCGGAGGTGGACGACGTCAACCGCGCCGTGCTCCGCCGCTCCGACACCGACGCGATGGTGGGACCGGCCGAAGAGTTCCTGTTGCGGCACCTACCCGATCCGGACCCCGTGGCCGGCGAGGTCGCCGCGATGGTCGACGCCATCACCACCGACCCGGCCCTGTTCCGTGTCGGTCAGGCGGCCGAGGCGCTGCACGTCTCGGTCCGCACGCTTCAACGGCTCTTCGCCGAGTACGTGGGGGCGAGCCCCAAGTGGGTGCTGCGCCGGGCTCGTCTGCACGAGGCGGCGGCCCGGGCCGATCAGGGGGTCCCGGTCGACTGGGCGAACTTGGCCGACGACCTCGGATACTCCGACCAGTCCCACCTGATCCGCGACTTCACCGCCACGGTCGGCGTCTCGCCGGCCAAGTACGCGAGGGCCTGA
- a CDS encoding TIGR03086 family metal-binding protein: protein MHADAHGHTDTHAYTDTHAYMKECAAEAARVALAVPGDRLADPTPCDAFDLRTLVNHLVLYTSHGLEHRALRKELPEELAQRDFTADADWARSYAADLDRAVAAWADPAAWDGEIAGTPAADTAAMMILELALHGWDVARAVGEEYRLSPDCGRFVLETVEGVAEMYRRYGGFAAPASAAPDAPPFVRAVAASGRDPRWRRPAR from the coding sequence ATGCACGCAGACGCACACGGCCACACGGACACCCACGCTTACACGGACACCCACGCCTACATGAAGGAATGCGCGGCCGAGGCCGCACGCGTCGCGCTGGCCGTCCCCGGCGACCGGCTCGCGGACCCGACGCCCTGCGACGCGTTCGACCTGCGGACGCTCGTGAACCACCTGGTGCTTTACACGTCCCACGGGCTTGAGCACCGCGCCCTGCGCAAGGAACTGCCGGAGGAGCTCGCCCAGCGCGACTTCACCGCCGACGCCGACTGGGCACGGAGCTACGCCGCCGACCTGGACCGCGCGGTCGCCGCCTGGGCGGACCCGGCCGCGTGGGACGGGGAGATCGCGGGCACCCCGGCCGCCGACACCGCGGCGATGATGATCCTCGAACTGGCGCTGCACGGGTGGGACGTCGCGAGAGCCGTCGGCGAGGAGTACCGCCTCTCGCCCGACTGCGGCCGCTTCGTCCTGGAGACCGTCGAAGGCGTCGCCGAGATGTACCGGCGGTACGGCGGTTTCGCCGCCCCCGCGTCCGCGGCGCCGGACGCGCCGCCCTTCGTCCGGGCCGTGGCCGCCTCCGGGCGCGACCCCCGGTGGCGCCGACCGGCCCGCTGA
- a CDS encoding murein hydrolase activator EnvC family protein, translating to MIRRLARYSTPLVLLGMALTFGEYLHGSDALALAGMVVIVAGLALFFVPGAEPGRAPVVVRSPVRGRWVPVNSPADRVPSHGTHELGQTYAIDLVHVPEGAGEWRPLRRRPLAARPETFPSFGREVVAPADGVVVHAGGRQRDHWSRNSWPGFAYLLVEGMIFRALLSFLTLSPGRFVVGNAVVLDIGDGVYAVLAHLRRGSVRVRKGDRVRAGDVLGEVGNSGNSSEPHLHFHLMDRPRPGTAAGVPFAFRYESDGEVRTGVPGGRRPFVPVVDETAVDGTVVDKTVTGETAA from the coding sequence ATGATCAGGAGGCTCGCCCGATACTCGACGCCGCTGGTGCTGCTCGGCATGGCGCTGACGTTCGGCGAATACCTGCACGGATCCGACGCGCTCGCGCTGGCGGGCATGGTGGTCATCGTCGCCGGGCTGGCGCTGTTCTTCGTGCCCGGCGCCGAGCCGGGGCGCGCGCCGGTCGTCGTGCGCAGCCCCGTGCGCGGGCGGTGGGTGCCGGTCAACAGCCCCGCCGACCGGGTGCCGAGCCACGGCACCCACGAGCTGGGGCAGACGTACGCGATCGACCTCGTCCACGTGCCCGAGGGGGCCGGGGAGTGGCGGCCGCTGCGCCGCCGGCCGCTCGCGGCGCGGCCGGAGACGTTCCCGTCGTTCGGGCGGGAGGTCGTCGCGCCCGCCGACGGGGTGGTCGTCCACGCCGGCGGGCGGCAGCGCGACCACTGGAGCCGCAACTCGTGGCCCGGGTTCGCGTACCTGCTGGTCGAGGGGATGATCTTCCGGGCGCTGCTGTCCTTCCTGACGCTGTCGCCGGGACGGTTCGTCGTCGGCAACGCGGTGGTGCTGGACATCGGCGACGGCGTGTACGCGGTGCTCGCGCACCTGCGGCGGGGGTCGGTCCGCGTCCGGAAGGGGGACCGCGTCCGGGCCGGGGACGTGCTGGGCGAGGTCGGCAACTCCGGGAACTCCTCGGAGCCGCACCTGCACTTCCACCTCATGGACCGGCCGCGTCCCGGCACCGCCGCCGGGGTGCCGTTCGCCTTCCGCTACGAAAGCGACGGCGAGGTCCGCACCGGCGTGCCCGGCGGCCGCCGGCCGTTCGTCCCCGTGGTGGACGAGACGGCGGTCGACGGGACGGTGGTCGACAAGACGGTCACCGGCGAAACCGCCGCCTGA
- a CDS encoding ArsR/SmtB family transcription factor, producing the protein MEESLAERVARLEERVARLEGAPTSQMGEAPSHDATFWALNGLKDRVEDPGAVLFTGSVTLPSGEHYEWQQAHPADDLLSDDWSQAAETMSALAHPVRLLLLREILHGARTTAELAAHERLGTTGQLYHHLRQLVAAGWLRTTARGRYGVPGERVVPLLVVLAATRR; encoded by the coding sequence ATGGAGGAGAGTCTCGCCGAACGGGTCGCCCGGCTGGAGGAGCGCGTGGCGCGGCTTGAGGGCGCGCCCACGTCGCAGATGGGCGAAGCGCCGTCGCACGACGCGACGTTCTGGGCGCTGAACGGCCTCAAGGACCGCGTCGAGGACCCCGGAGCGGTGCTGTTCACCGGGTCGGTGACGCTGCCGTCCGGTGAGCACTACGAGTGGCAGCAGGCGCACCCGGCGGACGACCTGCTGTCCGACGACTGGTCGCAGGCGGCCGAGACGATGTCGGCGCTCGCGCATCCGGTGCGGCTGCTGCTGTTGCGGGAGATCCTCCACGGCGCCCGGACGACCGCGGAGCTGGCCGCCCACGAGCGGCTCGGCACGACCGGGCAGCTCTACCACCATCTGCGCCAGCTGGTCGCGGCCGGCTGGCTGCGGACCACGGCGCGCGGACGGTACGGCGTTCCCGGCGAACGGGTGGTGCCGCTCCTCGTCGTCCTCGCGGCCACCCGCCGCTGA
- a CDS encoding GNAT family N-acetyltransferase, whose product MDSAKLTFRAATDADIPALVALIEKAYRGDASRAGWTTEADLLDGRRTDPEMVAEIIGAENGLMLVAEADGEPVACCQLENQGGHAYFGTFAVDPGRQGGGLGKQVLAEAERLAQEEWGAGEMRMTVISLREELIAWYERRGYVRTGERSPFPYDNERFGRPKRDDLEFEHLVKKLG is encoded by the coding sequence ATGGATTCTGCGAAGCTGACGTTCCGGGCGGCCACGGACGCCGACATCCCCGCGCTGGTCGCGCTCATCGAGAAGGCGTACCGGGGTGACGCCAGCCGTGCCGGGTGGACCACCGAGGCCGACCTGCTCGACGGCCGGCGCACGGACCCGGAGATGGTCGCGGAGATCATCGGCGCCGAGAACGGCCTGATGCTGGTCGCCGAGGCGGACGGGGAGCCGGTGGCCTGCTGCCAGCTCGAGAACCAGGGCGGCCACGCCTACTTCGGCACGTTCGCCGTGGACCCCGGCCGCCAGGGCGGCGGTCTCGGCAAACAGGTCCTCGCCGAGGCCGAACGGCTGGCGCAGGAGGAGTGGGGCGCCGGCGAGATGCGCATGACGGTGATCTCGCTCCGCGAGGAGCTGATCGCCTGGTACGAGCGGCGCGGCTACGTCCGGACGGGCGAGCGGTCCCCGTTCCCGTACGACAACGAGCGGTTCGGCCGGCCCAAGCGCGACGACCTGGAGTTCGAGCATCTGGTCAAGAAACTCGGCTGA
- a CDS encoding RrF2 family transcriptional regulator produces the protein MRMSEGVEWALHECLNLTWLEPGEAVTAARLAKFYELPAAYLNKQLQALARAGILESTPGPRGGFRLARRPEDITVMDVVAAIEGPESAFRCQELVRRGPGDHEGVDYRKTCSISQTMRRAELAWRRELAAVTLADLKETVETRNPTVPGEVRRGFARLKV, from the coding sequence ATGCGGATGAGCGAGGGCGTCGAGTGGGCGCTCCACGAGTGCCTCAACCTGACGTGGCTGGAACCCGGGGAGGCGGTGACGGCGGCGCGGCTGGCGAAGTTCTACGAGCTGCCGGCGGCCTACCTGAACAAGCAGCTCCAGGCTCTGGCCCGCGCCGGGATCCTCGAGTCCACGCCGGGGCCGCGCGGCGGCTTCCGCCTCGCGCGGAGGCCCGAGGACATCACGGTCATGGACGTGGTGGCCGCGATCGAGGGGCCGGAGAGCGCGTTCCGCTGCCAGGAGCTCGTCCGGCGGGGGCCCGGCGACCACGAAGGCGTCGACTACCGCAAGACCTGCAGCATCTCCCAGACCATGCGGCGGGCGGAGCTGGCCTGGCGCAGGGAGCTGGCCGCGGTGACCCTCGCCGACCTGAAGGAGACCGTGGAGACGCGGAACCCCACCGTGCCCGGTGAGGTCCGCCGGGGGTTCGCCCGGCTGAAGGTCTGA
- a CDS encoding carboxymuconolactone decarboxylase family protein — protein MQARMNVVKAAADGYRAMLDLEAYVAGSGLPKRTVELVKLRVSQINGCAFCVNMHARDAKQGGETDERLWSVAAWREAPYYTDEERAALALAEAATRIADNPDGVPDDVWNEAADHYDEKTLAALVMAIAAINAWNRISVTVRNPAA, from the coding sequence GTGCAAGCACGGATGAACGTCGTCAAGGCCGCCGCCGACGGCTACCGGGCCATGCTCGACCTGGAGGCGTACGTCGCAGGGAGCGGCCTCCCGAAGCGGACCGTGGAGCTGGTCAAGCTGCGGGTCAGCCAGATCAACGGCTGCGCCTTCTGCGTCAACATGCACGCCCGGGACGCCAAGCAGGGCGGCGAGACCGACGAGCGGCTCTGGTCGGTGGCCGCCTGGCGGGAGGCGCCCTACTACACCGACGAGGAACGGGCGGCCCTGGCGCTGGCGGAGGCCGCGACGCGGATCGCCGACAACCCGGACGGCGTCCCGGACGACGTCTGGAACGAGGCCGCCGACCACTACGACGAGAAGACCCTCGCCGCGCTCGTCATGGCGATCGCCGCCATCAACGCCTGGAACCGCATCAGCGTCACCGTCCGCAACCCCGCCGCCTGA
- a CDS encoding RidA family protein: protein MPHDITNPPGLYEPANYSHVATVSGELVFIAGQFASDGDGRVVSADFRDQVRQSFANLRIALESAGLGFEHVFQLRTYIVAHDAEKLAVLGEQVKEIWKDRPPVQTLCGVAALAFPDMLFEVDAIAARP from the coding sequence ATGCCGCACGACATCACCAACCCTCCCGGTCTCTACGAGCCCGCGAACTACAGCCACGTCGCGACGGTCTCCGGGGAGCTGGTCTTCATCGCGGGCCAGTTCGCCTCGGACGGCGACGGCCGGGTCGTCTCCGCCGATTTCCGCGACCAGGTACGGCAGTCCTTCGCCAATCTGCGCATTGCGCTGGAATCGGCGGGCCTGGGCTTCGAGCACGTCTTCCAGCTGCGCACCTACATCGTCGCGCACGACGCGGAGAAGCTCGCCGTTCTCGGTGAGCAGGTGAAGGAGATCTGGAAGGACAGGCCGCCGGTGCAGACCCTCTGCGGTGTCGCCGCCCTGGCCTTTCCCGACATGCTCTTCGAGGTCGACGCGATCGCCGCGCGGCCCTGA
- a CDS encoding nuclear transport factor 2 family protein, with amino-acid sequence MGRPADTPDLAGRIARLEAIEEIKALKHRYLRACDAKDPEAFRACFVSSGASIDYGALGTFDDADGIVEVFKRIALQKVDGKNVILDMHHAMHPDITVHDANRASGRWTLKFRQVNLLNDTETVSTGEYDDEYVVEDGRWKISKCHFHRYWAITRPIGEDCRIDR; translated from the coding sequence ATGGGACGGCCGGCGGACACCCCGGACCTCGCCGGGCGGATCGCCCGGCTGGAGGCGATCGAGGAGATCAAGGCGCTCAAGCACCGGTACCTGCGCGCGTGCGACGCGAAGGACCCGGAGGCGTTCCGGGCGTGCTTCGTCTCGTCCGGCGCCTCCATCGACTACGGCGCGCTCGGCACGTTCGACGACGCCGACGGCATCGTGGAGGTCTTCAAGCGGATCGCCCTGCAGAAGGTCGACGGCAAGAACGTCATCCTCGACATGCACCACGCGATGCACCCGGACATCACCGTCCACGACGCGAACAGGGCGTCAGGCCGCTGGACGTTGAAGTTCCGCCAGGTGAATCTGTTGAACGACACCGAGACGGTGAGCACCGGCGAATACGACGACGAGTACGTCGTCGAGGACGGCCGCTGGAAGATCTCCAAGTGCCATTTCCACCGCTACTGGGCGATCACCCGGCCGATCGGCGAGGACTGCCGGATCGACCGGTGA